The following are encoded together in the Methylomonas methanica MC09 genome:
- a CDS encoding O-antigen ligase family protein — protein MSCYQKDIFYSCVNAAKPEGVYGATWENQWFKLFWLGGITLLMLNLGWTFKLGNINNVEKAVFLIASLILVFKSPLNKISLIGYGFIAFSILFFGALTEFSEYSWSRLGLAFTALLSLLNFFIVRPSDEDRLLILRTLAVIAPILVLYGIGLSVAGIKPLYMKDHTGAMRMGGATYPAFLAAAAYCSSIAAASLFMCTRKSFYIALVFTCLFISILSGSRMPSLCAAISSFAILFVALKSWSARAGFVMAGLLIMAIFLVTLGDQILLRFMSHSTSGRDLLWGALQEWIHYYPWFGVGFGHHHLLIPAYVTQITGTIAPHNEYIRLSAELGYPGASLFILGIVFLYFFSATNRQSADIFLAFVVTATHLLYAYSDNVFFLTYCYFGPLAYALGSGLRYSPLFIEDK, from the coding sequence ATGAGTTGTTATCAAAAAGACATTTTTTATAGCTGCGTAAATGCGGCCAAACCGGAGGGCGTTTACGGAGCGACATGGGAAAACCAGTGGTTCAAACTATTCTGGCTGGGCGGAATTACCCTGCTAATGCTCAATCTGGGTTGGACTTTTAAGCTCGGCAATATCAATAACGTCGAAAAAGCCGTATTCCTGATTGCCAGCTTAATCCTGGTATTCAAAAGCCCTCTCAACAAAATTTCCCTAATAGGATACGGCTTCATCGCTTTTTCAATCCTGTTCTTCGGGGCATTAACGGAATTCAGCGAATATTCGTGGTCAAGGCTGGGCTTGGCATTTACCGCGCTGTTATCGCTGCTGAATTTCTTTATCGTCCGCCCGTCCGATGAAGACCGTCTGTTGATTTTGCGTACCCTGGCTGTGATCGCCCCGATTCTGGTTTTGTACGGTATCGGCCTGTCAGTCGCGGGCATCAAACCGCTGTACATGAAAGATCACACCGGCGCCATGCGCATGGGCGGAGCAACCTATCCGGCGTTTTTGGCCGCGGCCGCTTATTGCTCCTCCATTGCCGCCGCCTCGCTCTTCATGTGCACGCGCAAGTCGTTTTACATCGCGCTGGTATTTACCTGTCTGTTTATCAGTATTCTGTCCGGCAGCCGCATGCCCAGTCTTTGCGCGGCCATCAGCTCATTTGCCATTTTGTTTGTCGCACTGAAAAGCTGGTCCGCCCGCGCGGGCTTCGTCATGGCCGGCTTACTGATCATGGCAATATTTTTAGTCACGCTGGGCGACCAAATACTGCTGCGTTTCATGTCGCACTCAACCAGTGGCAGAGACCTGCTCTGGGGGGCCTTACAGGAATGGATTCATTATTATCCCTGGTTTGGTGTCGGCTTCGGACATCATCACTTGTTAATTCCGGCCTACGTAACGCAAATCACCGGCACCATAGCCCCGCACAACGAATACATCCGTTTATCGGCGGAACTGGGCTATCCGGGCGCCAGCCTGTTTATCTTGGGCATCGTTTTCCTGTACTTCTTTTCGGCCACCAACAGACAATCGGCCGATATTTTCCTGGCGTTCGTCGTCACCGCCACCCATTTACTGTACGCCTATAGCGATAACGTATTTTTCCTGACGTATTGTTATTTCGGGCCCTTGGCTTACGCCTTAGGCTCCGGGCTTAGATACTCCCCGCTGTTTATCGAGGATAAATGA
- a CDS encoding outer membrane beta-barrel protein — protein sequence MNPSHNILPAAKASEPILENTGPGSTSKFQFVTFTLCLILANERLYAKGVSETVTPYVASNFLYDSNFFRVSDSTDLSTATGQAGKSEFLKQIATGLRLDWKINRQQLLAEANLNQNWFQNFSSLDYLGWSASSQWNWHFGSHLDGEIGFNKKVFLGDYNQLNRFVANLQENQQFFANAGYLFHARGLLKLGITRKERQYDDVIRQISNSIEDNAELDIQYISPDNSTIGVHGVLTEGRFPNRTYQADSTLDDGYKRFNTGVVWDWHYSAITHIDGMVGYLYQRYNHLSERNFGDAIANLAIHWQTTDKTLIDLLAKREIRQANNLNASFSLLQGVELKTQVEISPKLKLSVPMNYLNQQFLGDIAGENSGQTAERNNLYGLGLRLIYHPIDNISINAMLNFEKRDSNYASRAYQDHAAGLSVQAVF from the coding sequence ATGAACCCCAGTCATAATATCCTGCCTGCGGCTAAAGCTTCTGAACCTATCCTGGAAAATACCGGGCCTGGCTCCACCAGTAAATTCCAGTTTGTGACCTTTACACTCTGCCTGATATTGGCCAACGAACGCCTTTACGCCAAGGGCGTCAGCGAAACAGTCACTCCTTACGTGGCGTCCAATTTCCTGTACGACAGTAATTTCTTTCGGGTTTCGGACAGCACCGATTTATCGACGGCAACCGGTCAAGCCGGCAAAAGCGAATTCCTGAAGCAAATCGCAACCGGTTTGCGGTTGGACTGGAAAATCAACCGACAGCAACTATTGGCCGAAGCCAACCTGAATCAAAACTGGTTTCAAAATTTCAGTTCCCTGGACTATTTGGGCTGGAGCGCTTCGTCGCAATGGAATTGGCATTTCGGCAGCCATTTGGATGGCGAAATCGGCTTTAACAAAAAAGTCTTTCTGGGCGACTATAACCAGCTAAACCGTTTTGTAGCCAACTTGCAGGAAAATCAGCAGTTCTTTGCCAATGCCGGTTATCTGTTTCATGCGCGTGGTTTGCTTAAACTGGGCATAACCAGAAAAGAACGCCAATACGACGATGTAATCAGACAAATCAGCAATAGCATCGAGGATAATGCCGAACTCGATATTCAATATATCAGTCCGGATAACAGCACTATCGGCGTACACGGCGTTTTGACCGAAGGCCGGTTTCCGAATCGGACCTACCAGGCGGACAGCACGCTGGACGACGGCTATAAGCGCTTCAACACCGGGGTGGTTTGGGACTGGCACTACAGCGCAATCACCCATATCGACGGTATGGTCGGCTACCTTTATCAACGATACAACCATCTCTCGGAACGCAATTTCGGCGACGCCATCGCCAATCTGGCCATCCATTGGCAAACCACCGACAAAACCCTGATCGATTTGCTTGCCAAGCGCGAAATCCGCCAAGCGAATAATCTAAACGCCAGTTTTTCGCTGTTACAGGGCGTGGAATTAAAAACCCAAGTCGAGATCAGCCCCAAATTAAAACTATCGGTGCCCATGAACTACTTAAATCAACAGTTTCTGGGCGATATAGCCGGCGAAAACAGCGGCCAGACAGCCGAACGCAACAATCTCTACGGATTGGGCTTACGTCTTATTTATCACCCGATCGACAATATAAGTATTAACGCCATGCTGAATTTCGAAAAAAGAGATTCAAATTATGCGAGCCGCGCGTACCAAGACCACGCCGCCGGGTTAAGCGTACAGGCGGTATTTTGA
- the epsG gene encoding chain length determinant protein tyrosine kinase EpsG: MNSYTLKITRQPSIGAILLDTGKINAGDAERIIELQKRDGLKFGEAAKMLGLVEDRDIQKALSNQFDFPFLSADDNSFSRELVAAYQPFSTQVEALRAVRSQLMLRWLSEHKTLAVVSPAREEGRSFIAANLAVVFSQLGERVLLIDADLRQPRQHSLFHVSGQYGLADILAGRADLSTISKIPAFRDLSLLPAGTIAPNPVELLSRGFKSLLEALKNQFEVILIDTPPADQAIDHQVIATYCGGSLLIARQHHSKVNDLNRLTHSLREMGSHVTGVVVNSF; this comes from the coding sequence ATGAATAGTTACACGCTCAAGATCACCAGACAACCTTCGATTGGAGCAATCCTGCTGGATACCGGAAAAATCAACGCCGGCGACGCCGAACGCATTATCGAACTGCAAAAGCGGGACGGTTTGAAATTCGGCGAAGCGGCGAAGATGCTGGGTTTGGTTGAAGACAGGGACATCCAAAAAGCCCTGTCCAACCAATTCGATTTTCCGTTCCTGTCAGCCGATGACAACAGTTTCAGCCGCGAATTGGTCGCCGCTTATCAGCCGTTCAGCACACAAGTGGAAGCGTTGAGAGCGGTTCGCAGCCAGTTAATGCTGCGCTGGTTGAGCGAGCATAAAACCCTCGCCGTCGTTAGCCCGGCCCGAGAGGAGGGCCGCAGTTTCATAGCCGCCAATCTGGCGGTGGTATTTTCGCAACTCGGCGAAAGAGTGCTGCTGATTGATGCCGACCTAAGGCAGCCTCGCCAACACAGCTTGTTTCATGTCTCCGGCCAATACGGCTTAGCCGACATATTGGCCGGCCGCGCGGATCTGTCGACGATTTCCAAAATACCGGCCTTCCGCGATCTTTCCTTACTGCCCGCGGGCACCATCGCCCCCAATCCGGTCGAGTTGCTGAGCCGGGGATTTAAGAGCTTATTGGAAGCCTTAAAAAACCAATTCGAGGTGATTCTGATAGACACCCCGCCGGCCGACCAAGCCATAGACCACCAAGTGATTGCAACCTATTGCGGAGGTAGCTTACTTATCGCCAGACAACACCACAGTAAAGTTAACGACTTAAACCGCCTGACTCATTCGCTACGGGAAATGGGTAGCCACGTAACCGGCGTCGTGGTTAACAGCTTCTGA
- the epsF gene encoding chain length determinant protein EpsF, whose product MNIKQIYAILMFRRRTVFIMLTVFFALSLAVSLLITKKYFSVATIMVNQRSVDPITGLSLPIQTMPGYMATQLDIIGSHNVARKVVKSLKLDEQDDKRAAFVKSDSKSNIVDWLADGLLKDLDIKPSRESSLIQIGFFAKDPEMAARIANAFVESYIHTSIEMRAQPAKSSADWFDAQMVSLRERMEQAQSALSNYQQQNSVVVDLVSGNEKMDIENGRLSELSKQLLESQAQTNELQARNDLIQAVRKGGNSSESLNEVLNSALIQSLKSDLAHKQASFAELSNSIDKNHPRYKQAEAEIRSLRQQIQQQTRMVLDSLASGLATSKQRDKILSQALAMQKSKVLELKQQYDEIAVLKRDVENQQKAYDAAMQRLVQNRLESEVNHTNISVLNTAIAADKPAKPKLLLNLAIGVFLGGLFGICTALCQEWLDRRVRFASDITDAIGLPVLGFVAAETNQGRASKFPANFMRPSSAAPNSVG is encoded by the coding sequence ATGAATATTAAACAGATATACGCGATTTTAATGTTCCGCAGGCGAACCGTTTTCATAATGCTGACGGTATTTTTTGCGCTATCGCTAGCGGTCAGCCTGTTGATAACCAAGAAATATTTTTCGGTCGCCACCATTATGGTTAATCAACGTAGCGTCGACCCCATTACCGGCCTGTCGTTACCCATACAGACCATGCCGGGATATATGGCAACCCAATTGGACATTATCGGCAGCCATAATGTCGCTCGTAAAGTTGTCAAAAGCCTGAAACTCGACGAGCAGGACGATAAACGCGCGGCGTTTGTCAAATCCGACAGCAAAAGCAATATAGTCGATTGGCTTGCCGATGGGTTGTTGAAAGATCTGGACATTAAACCTTCGCGCGAGAGCAGTTTAATTCAAATAGGTTTCTTCGCCAAAGATCCGGAAATGGCCGCCAGGATCGCCAATGCCTTCGTGGAAAGCTACATTCACACCAGTATAGAAATGCGCGCCCAACCCGCAAAATCGAGCGCCGATTGGTTTGATGCACAGATGGTATCCCTACGGGAACGCATGGAACAGGCGCAATCGGCCCTGTCCAATTACCAACAACAAAACAGCGTTGTCGTCGATCTGGTTTCCGGAAACGAAAAAATGGACATCGAAAACGGCCGGCTGAGCGAATTATCCAAACAATTGTTGGAGAGTCAGGCGCAAACCAACGAACTCCAAGCCCGAAACGATCTAATCCAGGCCGTCCGGAAAGGCGGCAACAGCTCCGAGTCACTTAACGAGGTATTGAACAGCGCGCTAATTCAATCACTTAAATCCGACTTGGCCCACAAACAGGCCAGTTTCGCCGAATTATCCAACAGCATCGACAAAAATCACCCGCGCTATAAACAAGCCGAAGCCGAAATTCGCAGCTTGCGGCAACAGATTCAGCAACAGACCCGCATGGTGCTCGACAGCCTTGCTTCGGGTCTGGCGACATCCAAACAACGGGACAAGATCTTATCCCAAGCATTGGCCATGCAAAAAAGCAAAGTACTGGAACTAAAACAACAGTACGACGAAATCGCCGTTCTGAAGCGCGACGTGGAAAATCAACAGAAAGCCTACGATGCCGCAATGCAGCGTTTGGTGCAAAACCGTTTGGAGAGCGAAGTAAACCACACCAACATTTCCGTTCTGAATACCGCTATAGCCGCTGATAAACCCGCCAAACCCAAATTATTACTGAACTTGGCTATCGGGGTATTCCTGGGCGGACTGTTCGGTATATGCACGGCACTTTGTCAAGAATGGCTGGACAGGCGCGTTCGCTTTGCATCGGATATAACCGACGCTATCGGCCTGCCGGTGTTAGGTTTTGTTGCAGCGGAAACGAACCAAGGACGGGCATCGAAGTTTCCGGCGAATTTCATGCGCCCCTCATCGGCAGCGCCTAACAGCGTCGGCTAA
- a CDS encoding SLBB domain-containing protein — MSYIIHLLKNLIKITPLFAACLIIYIKPINAASLIGPNDLLSISVYGHEDLKTETRVGDNGLIHFPLIGEVSAGGKSSMELEEELAVRLIRDGFIHDAQVNVVVTEHVSQQVSLLGQVNKPGRYPLDANMSAVDLIALAGGINEAGDDIVVHSRDVGGKLQKQIINLKDILEASERAEPIELHTGDVLFVPKAPVFYVYGEVQQPGSYRLQANASILQALSLGGGLTPRGSESRITIMRRDDSGRLTEIDAELNDTLLKDDVVHVGERWF; from the coding sequence ATGTCTTATATTATACACTTACTTAAAAATTTAATTAAAATAACGCCATTATTTGCAGCGTGTTTAATTATATATATCAAGCCGATAAATGCCGCCAGTTTAATAGGTCCAAACGATTTACTAAGCATTTCCGTATATGGACACGAAGATTTAAAAACCGAAACGCGTGTCGGCGATAACGGCCTGATTCATTTTCCCTTGATCGGCGAAGTGTCGGCCGGCGGAAAATCCAGCATGGAACTGGAGGAAGAGTTGGCGGTAAGGTTAATTCGGGACGGGTTTATTCATGACGCTCAAGTCAATGTAGTAGTTACCGAACACGTCAGCCAACAGGTGTCTCTGCTCGGTCAAGTCAACAAACCGGGTCGCTACCCGCTGGACGCCAATATGTCCGCTGTCGATTTAATCGCCCTGGCCGGCGGTATAAATGAAGCAGGCGACGATATCGTTGTGCATAGCCGCGATGTGGGTGGAAAGCTGCAAAAACAAATTATTAATCTGAAGGATATTTTGGAGGCGTCGGAACGGGCGGAGCCGATTGAATTACACACAGGCGACGTCCTGTTCGTGCCCAAAGCGCCGGTCTTTTATGTTTACGGCGAAGTCCAGCAACCGGGCAGTTACCGATTACAGGCCAACGCATCGATTTTGCAAGCCCTCTCGCTTGGAGGCGGTTTAACGCCGCGCGGTAGTGAGTCGCGAATAACCATTATGCGGCGCGATGACAGCGGGCGTTTGACGGAAATTGACGCCGAACTTAACGACACCCTGTTAAAAGACGACGTAGTGCACGTGGGCGAACGCTGGTTTTGA
- a CDS encoding undecaprenyl-phosphate glucose phosphotransferase: protein MFIGSLLNNQYNGFIRQNKSALIALVKVIDILIIILTFHIYINGEKNHIEDKQALVLIASVLTFLFFSTFNNLYGIPRGVRFLFICKNIVTAWSASIFSTTVFSLIANYVDSENYKTFYPWVIITPLCLIGWHFLLRLILIALRKVGINSKTTAIFGATRLGLDLQSIILKEPWMGLELVGFFDDRKPGTDNRTTDTEVIGTFDDLVERAKNNEIDVIFITLPMRSEQRIKSIIDNLGDSSTVVYYIPDLFVFDLLGSKIENYNGLPSICVYDIPHAGIDGISKRILDIGVSSAILSIIAIPMLIISIGIKLTSPGPIFFVQKRYGLRGEEIKVLKFRTMKVCEDGNNVKQATKGDSRITPFGQFLRRTSLDELPQFFNTLQGTMSIVGPRPHAVAHNELYRSLIKGYMLRHNVKPGITGLAQIRGFRGETDTIDKMEKRIRSDLEYIHYWSVWMDIEIIFTTIFKGFVNKNAY, encoded by the coding sequence ATGTTCATAGGTTCATTACTTAACAACCAATACAATGGATTTATACGTCAAAATAAAAGCGCACTGATCGCACTTGTCAAAGTAATAGACATATTAATAATAATCCTTACTTTTCATATCTACATTAATGGCGAAAAAAACCACATAGAAGACAAACAGGCACTGGTATTAATAGCATCCGTTTTAACTTTCCTGTTTTTTTCGACCTTTAACAATCTTTACGGGATTCCCCGCGGCGTTAGGTTTTTATTTATCTGTAAAAACATCGTTACCGCATGGAGCGCTTCAATATTTTCCACAACTGTTTTCTCACTTATTGCGAATTATGTAGATTCGGAAAATTACAAGACTTTTTATCCTTGGGTTATTATCACACCGCTATGCCTTATCGGTTGGCATTTTCTACTGAGATTAATATTAATTGCCTTAAGAAAAGTTGGTATTAACTCAAAAACCACCGCTATTTTTGGCGCAACCCGGCTAGGACTGGATCTACAGTCAATAATATTAAAAGAACCTTGGATGGGCTTGGAGTTGGTCGGTTTTTTCGATGACAGAAAGCCCGGCACAGATAATAGAACTACCGACACCGAAGTCATCGGCACTTTTGACGATTTAGTAGAAAGAGCGAAAAACAACGAAATTGACGTAATCTTTATTACCCTACCCATGCGTTCGGAACAACGCATAAAATCCATTATCGATAATCTGGGCGATTCTTCAACCGTCGTTTACTATATTCCCGACCTGTTCGTTTTCGATTTACTGGGATCGAAAATCGAAAACTATAATGGCCTACCGTCCATTTGCGTATATGACATCCCTCACGCCGGCATTGACGGCATTTCAAAAAGAATCTTAGATATAGGCGTTTCATCGGCCATACTGAGCATTATAGCCATACCGATGCTAATAATTAGTATCGGCATTAAACTCACCTCGCCGGGCCCGATATTTTTTGTACAGAAACGATACGGCTTACGAGGCGAAGAAATTAAAGTACTGAAATTTCGCACAATGAAAGTTTGCGAAGACGGTAATAACGTTAAACAAGCAACCAAGGGTGATTCTCGCATCACCCCCTTCGGCCAATTTCTCAGGCGCACCTCGTTAGACGAATTGCCCCAATTTTTTAATACGCTACAAGGCACTATGTCTATCGTCGGACCAAGGCCTCACGCCGTCGCTCACAACGAACTCTATAGAAGCCTCATCAAGGGTTACATGCTGAGACACAATGTCAAACCGGGTATTACCGGACTGGCGCAGATCAGAGGATTTAGAGGCGAAACGGACACGATCGACAAGATGGAAAAGCGTATTCGTTCCGACTTGGAGTATATCCACTACTGGTCTGTCTGGATGGATATAGAAATAATATTCACCACAATATTTAAAGGCTTTGTCAACAAAAACGCCTATTAA
- a CDS encoding YqaA family protein codes for MFQKLYDRVILWSKHRHAERFLIALSFAESSFFPVPPDVMLVPMALAQPKHAFRFALWTTVASVLGGMFGYAIGFFLFDMVEPWLQTSHYWAPYLRAIAWFGEWGFWAVLVAGFSPIPYKVFTIAAGALNMIFIPFVLASMLGRGGRFFLVAMLLAAGGERLENKLRTYINQLGWGVVALVLVGGVIYSFAR; via the coding sequence ATGTTCCAAAAACTCTATGATCGTGTCATCCTTTGGTCCAAACACCGCCATGCGGAACGGTTTCTAATCGCCCTGAGTTTTGCGGAATCTTCGTTTTTTCCAGTGCCGCCGGATGTGATGCTGGTGCCCATGGCATTGGCACAACCTAAACATGCTTTTCGCTTTGCGCTTTGGACCACGGTTGCCTCGGTCTTGGGCGGAATGTTTGGCTATGCAATCGGTTTTTTTCTGTTTGACATGGTCGAACCCTGGCTACAAACCTCTCATTACTGGGCTCCTTACCTTAGGGCGATTGCCTGGTTCGGCGAGTGGGGGTTCTGGGCCGTACTGGTGGCCGGTTTTTCTCCCATTCCCTACAAGGTGTTTACCATTGCCGCCGGGGCGTTAAATATGATTTTTATTCCGTTCGTATTGGCATCCATGCTGGGACGTGGCGGTCGCTTCTTTCTGGTAGCCATGCTGCTTGCCGCCGGCGGCGAACGTCTGGAAAACAAATTGAGAACCTATATCAATCAATTGGGTTGGGGGGTGGTGGCGTTGGTGTTGGTTGGGGGAGTAATCTATAGTTTCGCTCGCTAA
- a CDS encoding SulP family inorganic anion transporter yields MDNSFNTRSDETITSSRNNADWRSDIVSGFLVFLIALPLSLGVAVASGFPPMAGVISAIIGGLLVSRINGSSLTIVGPAAGLIVVIFASVQNLGSGDMPAGYRYTLAAIVVSGVLQVVLGHFKAGRLAAFFPASVVHGMLAAIGIIIMTKQLPVMLGLQVETPGTMLRAILQLVHVQAFFVPKIALIALFALCILMGWPKLQHPVLKKIPAPLLVILLGIGLGYLFDLRHFHPDTLFNLPDAININGPFLIAIPDNLAASIFLPDFSKVASPAFWESVISICLVGSLETLLSSAAVDKLDPEKRYSDLNKDLQAIGIGNTLSGMIGGLPMIAEIVRSSANIDYGAKSGWSNFWHGGFLLLFVLLFPHIIDSIPLASLAALLVYIGFRLASPQAFAKTLDLGREQLFIFVATIVGVLATNLLLGVMLGIAAKLLIHTVRGVPIKNVLSISYHIHREHGSDYRIKVDGSAIFSNFIALKSELAMLPKGRFIVFDLTDVYLIDHTVMDFIHAYRDDYIVHNGRCEIHGLSEHAAASNHRLAARIKQSIE; encoded by the coding sequence ATGGACAATTCTTTCAACACGCGTTCGGACGAAACTATCACGAGTAGCCGCAATAATGCCGACTGGCGAAGCGATATCGTCTCCGGTTTTCTGGTATTCCTCATCGCGCTGCCGTTGTCCCTGGGGGTGGCGGTTGCTTCGGGTTTTCCGCCCATGGCCGGCGTCATTTCCGCCATCATCGGCGGTTTGCTGGTTTCAAGGATTAACGGTTCGTCTCTGACTATAGTCGGGCCGGCGGCGGGTCTGATTGTGGTTATCTTTGCCTCGGTGCAAAACTTGGGATCGGGCGATATGCCGGCGGGCTATCGGTACACTCTGGCGGCGATTGTCGTATCCGGGGTATTGCAAGTTGTTCTGGGGCATTTCAAGGCGGGACGCTTGGCGGCGTTTTTTCCCGCTTCGGTGGTACACGGTATGCTGGCGGCAATCGGCATCATCATTATGACCAAACAACTACCGGTGATGCTCGGGTTGCAAGTCGAAACGCCGGGCACTATGTTGCGGGCCATTTTGCAGCTAGTGCATGTGCAGGCTTTTTTTGTTCCCAAGATTGCGCTGATCGCCTTATTTGCCTTGTGTATCTTAATGGGCTGGCCAAAACTGCAGCATCCCGTGCTAAAAAAGATTCCGGCGCCGCTGTTGGTGATTCTGCTGGGTATTGGCTTGGGCTATTTGTTCGATTTGCGCCATTTTCATCCGGATACGCTGTTTAATCTGCCCGACGCTATCAATATTAACGGGCCGTTTTTAATTGCTATTCCGGATAATCTTGCCGCCAGTATTTTTCTTCCGGATTTTTCCAAAGTAGCCAGTCCGGCATTTTGGGAAAGCGTTATTTCCATCTGTTTGGTTGGCAGCTTGGAAACCCTGCTTAGTAGTGCGGCGGTCGATAAACTGGACCCGGAAAAACGCTATTCCGACTTGAATAAGGATTTACAGGCAATCGGCATCGGTAACACCCTGTCCGGCATGATAGGCGGCCTACCGATGATTGCCGAGATCGTGCGCAGTTCCGCAAACATTGATTACGGCGCGAAGAGCGGCTGGTCGAATTTTTGGCATGGCGGCTTTTTATTGCTGTTTGTCCTGTTATTTCCGCACATTATCGATAGCATACCGTTGGCGTCGCTGGCCGCCTTATTGGTGTATATCGGATTCAGACTGGCTTCGCCGCAAGCGTTTGCCAAGACTTTGGACTTGGGCCGGGAGCAGCTGTTTATTTTTGTGGCGACCATAGTCGGCGTGCTGGCCACCAATTTGCTGCTGGGTGTGATGTTGGGTATTGCCGCAAAATTACTGATTCACACGGTAAGAGGCGTGCCGATTAAAAATGTGTTATCCATCTCGTATCACATACATCGCGAACATGGCAGTGACTACCGGATCAAGGTAGACGGCTCCGCTATTTTTTCTAACTTTATTGCCTTAAAAAGCGAACTGGCCATGCTGCCAAAGGGTAGGTTCATCGTGTTTGATTTGACGGATGTATACCTGATCGATCATACCGTAATGGATTTTATTCACGCTTATAGAGACGATTACATCGTGCACAACGGGCGTTGCGAAATTCATGGCTTGAGCGAACATGCCGCCGCCAGCAATCATCGATTAGCCGCTAGAATTAAGCAGTCTATTGAATAA
- a CDS encoding peroxiredoxin: MSQLLEKNQEAPFFRATNQDNQRIYLSDYKDEKVVVLYFYPKDDTPGCTIEANDFTAMAGEFAAQDAVVIGVSKDDCESHRAFISKYGLNVQLLADTSGDLCDSYGVWQEVEKEGVKKWKIVRSTFIIGKDGKLIEAMYGVNHEGHAQAVLDILKGLNA, translated from the coding sequence ATGTCACAATTATTAGAAAAAAACCAAGAAGCACCGTTTTTCCGCGCCACCAATCAAGACAATCAAAGAATCTATTTGTCCGATTACAAAGACGAAAAAGTCGTGGTGCTGTATTTTTACCCCAAAGACGACACCCCCGGCTGCACTATAGAAGCCAACGACTTTACCGCGATGGCCGGGGAATTTGCCGCGCAGGACGCTGTTGTCATCGGGGTGAGCAAGGATGATTGCGAAAGTCACCGGGCATTCATCAGTAAATACGGTTTGAACGTACAGCTTTTGGCTGACACTTCCGGCGATCTTTGCGATAGCTACGGCGTCTGGCAGGAAGTGGAAAAAGAAGGCGTCAAAAAATGGAAAATCGTGCGCTCCACCTTCATCATCGGCAAAGACGGCAAGCTGATAGAAGCCATGTACGGCGTGAATCATGAAGGCCATGCCCAGGCCGTGCTGGATATCCTTAAAGGTTTAAACGCTTAA